The following proteins are co-located in the Mobula hypostoma chromosome 4, sMobHyp1.1, whole genome shotgun sequence genome:
- the LOC134345150 gene encoding thioredoxin reductase-like selenoprotein T, which yields MAPGGVALSFLLLALTCLGAIGQGLADKRLKMQYVTGPVLRFQICISUGYRRVFEEYTRVISQRYPDIRIEGENYLPQPIYRHVASFLSVFKLVLIGLIIVGKDPFPSLGMEAPSIWHWSQQNKIYACMMVFFLSNMIENQCMSTGAFEITLNDVPVWSKLESGHLPSMQQLVQILDNEMKLNVHMDSIPLHRS from the exons ATGGCGCCGGGCGGTGTTGCGCTGTCGTTTCTGCTGCTCGCCTTGACTTGTCTGGGCGCCATCGGCCAGGGCTTGGCCGACAAGCGGCTGAAGATGCAGTACGTCACCGGGCCGGTGCTGCGCTTCCAGATCTG TATCTCCTGAGGATACAGAAGGGTGTTTGAGGAGTATACGCGGGTTATAAGCCAGCGATATCCCGACATCCGCATTGAAGGAGAAAATTACCTTCCACAACCTATCTACAG ACACGTAGCATCCTTTCTGTCAGTCTTCAAGCTGGTCTTAATAGGACTAATTATAGTCGGTAAAGACCCCTTTCCTAGTTTGGGCATGGAAGCACCTAGTATCTGGCATTGGAGTCAGCAGAACAAG ATCTATGCATGCATGATGGTGTTCTTCCTTAGTAACATGATTGAAAATCAGTGTATGTCCACTGGTGCATTTGAGATTACATTAAATG acgTTCCAGTGTGGTCCAAACTAGAATCTGGCCATCTTCCATCCATGCAGCAGCTTGTGCAGATTCTCGACAATGAAATGAAGCTCAATGTACACATGGATTCAATCCCACTTCATCGGTCTTAG